The following coding sequences are from one Pelagovum sp. HNIBRBA483 window:
- a CDS encoding dipeptide ABC transporter ATP-binding protein → MQKSDYDGPILDIDQLSISFFTRLREIPAVMDFSAKIMPGEALGLVGESGCGKSTVALGVMQDLGVNGRIVGGSIKFKGRDLNTMTQEELRDIRGSEIAMIYQEPMASLNPAMKIGRQLMEVPMIHEGISEEEAYKRALEVVGDVKLPDPERMLKSYPHQLSGGQQQRIVIAMALMSKPSLLILDEPTTALDVTVEAAVVELVKDLGKKYGTSMLFISHNLGLVLETCDRICVMYSGEAVERGSIEDVFDKMQHPYTQALFRSIPLPGADKNARPLKAIPGNFPLPHERPRGCNFGPRCDYFEAGRCDAGDIAMVEVEGDDRHQTRCLKFKEIDWQAPLELMEQKTKGEIGDVVLKMDNLKKYYEVAANALFGGGNKKVVKANETLSFEARESETLAIVGESGCGKSTFAKVLMGLETATDGKIILDNREIQDIPIERRDTRTVADVQMVFQNPFDTLNPSMTVGRQIIRALEIFGIGKNDAERREKMLTLLDLVKLPRAFADRMPRQLSGGQKQRVGIARAFAGGAKIVVADEPVSALDVSVQAAVTDLLMEIQREEKTTLLFISHDLSIVRYLSDRVMVMYLGHVVELGTTDQVFSPPYHPYTEALLSAVPIADTKVQKKHIVLEGDIPSAMNPPPGCPFQTRCRWKDKVGGGLCEKEVPPMRTLADGHQVKCHLSQEELDSMEPVIKIAAE, encoded by the coding sequence ATGCAGAAATCGGATTATGACGGCCCGATCCTCGACATCGACCAGCTGTCCATCTCCTTCTTCACACGTTTGAGGGAAATTCCGGCGGTGATGGATTTCTCCGCCAAGATCATGCCCGGCGAGGCCTTGGGCCTCGTGGGCGAATCCGGCTGCGGTAAATCCACCGTCGCGCTCGGCGTGATGCAGGATTTGGGCGTCAACGGCCGCATCGTCGGCGGTTCGATCAAGTTCAAGGGCCGCGACCTGAATACCATGACGCAAGAAGAGCTGCGCGATATTCGCGGCTCCGAAATCGCCATGATCTATCAGGAGCCGATGGCCTCCCTCAATCCGGCGATGAAAATCGGTCGCCAGTTGATGGAAGTGCCGATGATCCACGAAGGCATCTCCGAAGAGGAGGCCTACAAACGCGCCCTCGAAGTGGTTGGCGACGTGAAGCTGCCGGACCCTGAACGGATGCTGAAAAGCTACCCGCACCAGCTATCGGGCGGTCAACAGCAGCGTATCGTCATAGCTATGGCGCTGATGTCCAAGCCATCGCTCCTGATCCTCGACGAGCCGACCACCGCGCTCGACGTAACGGTCGAGGCCGCCGTGGTCGAACTGGTCAAGGACTTGGGCAAGAAATACGGCACTTCCATGCTGTTCATATCGCACAACCTCGGTTTGGTGCTCGAAACCTGCGACCGTATCTGCGTGATGTATTCCGGCGAGGCCGTCGAGCGCGGCTCCATCGAAGACGTGTTCGACAAGATGCAGCACCCCTACACGCAGGCGCTGTTCCGCTCGATCCCGCTTCCGGGCGCCGACAAAAACGCCCGCCCGCTCAAGGCCATTCCGGGCAACTTCCCGCTACCGCATGAACGCCCACGCGGCTGTAACTTCGGCCCCCGCTGCGATTATTTCGAAGCGGGCCGCTGCGATGCGGGCGATATCGCTATGGTCGAGGTCGAAGGTGATGACCGCCACCAAACCCGCTGTCTGAAGTTCAAGGAAATCGACTGGCAAGCCCCGCTTGAGCTGATGGAGCAAAAAACCAAAGGCGAGATTGGCGACGTGGTCCTGAAGATGGACAACCTCAAGAAATACTACGAGGTCGCCGCCAATGCCCTCTTCGGTGGCGGCAACAAAAAGGTCGTCAAAGCCAACGAAACGCTCTCTTTCGAGGCTCGTGAATCTGAAACCCTCGCCATCGTGGGGGAATCGGGCTGCGGCAAATCCACCTTCGCGAAGGTGCTGATGGGCCTCGAAACCGCGACCGACGGAAAGATCATCCTTGATAACCGCGAAATTCAGGATATCCCCATCGAACGGCGCGACACCCGCACGGTCGCCGATGTGCAGATGGTCTTCCAGAACCCGTTCGATACGCTCAATCCGTCCATGACCGTTGGCCGCCAGATCATCCGCGCGTTGGAGATCTTCGGCATCGGCAAGAACGACGCCGAGCGCCGCGAAAAAATGCTCACCCTACTCGATCTGGTCAAGCTGCCCCGCGCCTTCGCGGATCGTATGCCGCGCCAGCTTTCGGGCGGGCAGAAACAGCGCGTCGGCATCGCCCGCGCCTTCGCCGGCGGCGCCAAGATCGTGGTCGCGGACGAGCCCGTCTCCGCGCTCGACGTTTCCGTTCAGGCAGCGGTGACAGACCTCCTGATGGAGATCCAGCGCGAAGAGAAGACAACTCTCCTCTTCATCAGCCACGATCTTTCCATCGTCCGTTACCTCTCCGATCGCGTGATGGTGATGTATCTCGGCCATGTGGTGGAACTTGGTACGACCGATCAGGTCTTCTCGCCTCCCTACCACCCCTATACCGAGGCGCTGCTATCGGCAGTTCCCATCGCTGATACCAAGGTCCAAAAGAAGCACATCGTCCTCGAAGGCGACATCCCCTCCGCGATGAACCCGCCCCCGGGCTGCCCCTTCCAAACGCGCTGCCGCTGGAAGGATAAGGTCGGCGGTGGCCTTTGTGAAAAGGAAGTGCCGCCCATGCGCACATTGGCAGACGGCCATCAGGTCAAATGCCACCTCTCGCAGGAGGAACTCGACTCTATGGAACCCGTTATCAAAATTGCGGCGGAATAA
- the hisI gene encoding phosphoribosyl-AMP cyclohydrolase, whose amino-acid sequence MTFAPDTLRYNDAGLIPAIAQDAESGEVLMMAWMNAEAVAKTLETGRVTYWSRSRQAFWVKGESSGHVQELIDFRVDCDRDCLLVMVRQTGPACHTNRRSCFYTAVREGAEVELMAPEG is encoded by the coding sequence ATGACCTTCGCCCCCGATACCCTGCGCTACAATGACGCCGGACTGATCCCCGCAATCGCGCAGGATGCCGAAAGCGGAGAGGTATTGATGATGGCGTGGATGAATGCCGAGGCCGTGGCAAAGACGCTGGAGACAGGCCGCGTGACCTATTGGTCCCGCTCACGGCAGGCATTTTGGGTGAAGGGGGAAAGCTCGGGCCATGTGCAGGAGCTGATTGACTTCCGCGTGGATTGCGACAGGGACTGCCTACTGGTGATGGTGCGCCAGACCGGCCCCGCCTGCCACACCAACCGGCGCAGCTGCTTCTATACCGCCGTGCGCGAGGGCGCAGAGGTGGAGCTGATGGCGCCGGAGGGGTGA
- a CDS encoding iron-sulfur cluster assembly scaffold protein: MSDTDLIKLYSARILALTTEIPHTARLTAPTASAKKRAPLCGSNVTVDIQVNDGVIIDFGQDVKACALGQAAASVIGSNIIGRTEAEVQKGRDELFAMLKENGPAPAAPFDGLEVLEPARDYKNRHASILLAFDATLDALAQARDAASA, translated from the coding sequence ATGTCAGATACCGACCTGATCAAGCTTTATTCCGCACGGATCCTCGCACTCACCACCGAGATCCCGCATACCGCGCGTCTGACCGCGCCAACCGCCAGCGCCAAAAAGCGCGCGCCGCTCTGCGGGTCGAACGTCACCGTTGATATTCAGGTCAACGACGGCGTGATCATCGATTTCGGTCAGGACGTCAAAGCCTGCGCGCTCGGTCAGGCCGCCGCGTCCGTCATTGGTTCCAATATCATTGGCCGCACCGAGGCCGAGGTCCAAAAAGGCCGCGATGAACTTTTCGCCATGCTGAAGGAAAACGGCCCCGCGCCCGCCGCGCCCTTTGACGGGCTGGAAGTGCTCGAACCGGCCCGCGATTACAAGAACCGCCACGCTTCGATTCTGCTGGCTTTCGACGCCACGCTGGATGCATTGGCCCAAGCGCGCGACGCCGCCAGCGCCTGA
- a CDS encoding ABC transporter substrate-binding protein, with the protein MTHETKKLHHAAYMYADEVKRGELSRREFLTRTTALGVTTAAAYGLLGLEAPVQAAAHAQMGGVLRIQQEVRPLKDPRTWDWTQISNFCRGWLEYLVETQTDGSVRPMLLESWDVNDDATQYVLNVRQGVMWNNGEELNAEHIAWLINYWCDSGVEGNSMATRMGSLIDPDTGVARDGAIEVTGSHSVTLNLPNPDITIIPGMADYPAAVIHPSTNLDDIMSTPVGTGAYLPTEMEVGVKGTLVKNADHEYWGNSVDGYNGAYVDSIEFIDYGTDPSSWLAAIESDEVDLLYQNVNEFIDIADAIGWEKSEVVTGATVVVRFNQQTEVDGKAIYADHRVRQAISQSVDNSVVLELGYNGRGVQADNHHVAPVHPEYADIGRPKYDPDGAAALMAEAGMADYEFELITLDDGFNKNTGDAVAAQVRDAGINIKRTVLPGSTFWNDWAKYPFSATEWNHRPLGVQVLALAYKSGVPWNEAGYANPEFDALLDKAFSIADADTRREVMREIETIFQNDAVIIQSYWRSLYRHYRPGMFGADMHPAFEIHVHKIGYSA; encoded by the coding sequence ATGACGCACGAAACCAAGAAGCTGCACCACGCGGCTTATATGTATGCAGACGAGGTCAAGCGCGGAGAACTCAGCCGCCGTGAATTCCTCACCCGTACCACCGCACTCGGTGTGACGACGGCCGCTGCATATGGTCTGCTCGGCCTCGAAGCGCCGGTGCAGGCGGCGGCACACGCCCAGATGGGCGGCGTTCTGCGCATCCAGCAGGAAGTGCGCCCGCTGAAAGATCCGCGCACTTGGGACTGGACCCAGATCTCCAACTTCTGCCGCGGCTGGCTTGAATATCTCGTCGAAACACAGACCGACGGTTCCGTCCGCCCGATGCTTCTCGAAAGCTGGGATGTTAACGACGACGCCACCCAGTATGTTCTCAACGTCCGTCAGGGCGTGATGTGGAACAACGGCGAAGAACTGAACGCCGAGCACATCGCATGGCTGATCAACTACTGGTGTGACAGCGGCGTTGAAGGTAACTCGATGGCCACCCGCATGGGCTCGCTGATCGACCCCGATACCGGCGTTGCCCGCGACGGCGCGATCGAAGTCACCGGCAGCCACAGCGTTACGCTGAACCTGCCCAACCCAGACATCACCATCATCCCCGGCATGGCTGACTATCCGGCGGCCGTTATCCACCCCAGCACCAACCTCGACGACATTATGTCGACGCCGGTTGGCACGGGTGCCTATCTTCCGACCGAGATGGAAGTGGGCGTCAAAGGCACGTTGGTCAAAAATGCTGATCACGAGTACTGGGGCAACAGCGTAGACGGCTACAACGGCGCTTATGTCGATAGCATCGAGTTCATCGACTACGGCACCGACCCGTCTTCCTGGCTCGCAGCCATCGAATCCGATGAAGTTGATCTGCTCTACCAGAACGTCAACGAGTTCATCGACATCGCAGACGCCATCGGCTGGGAAAAGTCCGAAGTTGTCACCGGCGCGACCGTCGTTGTTCGCTTCAACCAGCAGACCGAAGTTGACGGCAAGGCGATCTACGCAGATCACCGCGTCCGTCAGGCAATCAGCCAGTCGGTTGATAACAGCGTCGTTCTCGAACTGGGCTACAACGGCCGCGGCGTTCAGGCCGACAACCACCACGTCGCCCCTGTTCACCCCGAATATGCCGATATCGGTCGTCCGAAGTATGACCCCGATGGCGCTGCGGCCCTGATGGCCGAAGCGGGCATGGCGGATTACGAGTTCGAACTGATCACGCTCGATGACGGCTTCAACAAGAACACCGGCGATGCAGTTGCAGCGCAGGTGCGTGATGCTGGCATCAACATCAAGCGGACAGTTCTGCCCGGCTCCACCTTCTGGAACGACTGGGCCAAGTACCCGTTCTCCGCGACGGAGTGGAACCACCGCCCACTCGGCGTTCAGGTTCTCGCTCTGGCTTATAAGTCCGGCGTGCCGTGGAACGAAGCTGGCTACGCGAACCCCGAGTTCGATGCCCTTCTGGACAAGGCATTCTCCATCGCGGATGCGGATACACGCCGCGAAGTGATGCGCGAGATCGAGACGATCTTCCAGAACGATGCAGTGATCATCCAGTCCTACTGGCGTTCGCTCTATCGTCACTATCGTCCGGGTATGTTCGGCGCCGATATGCATCCGGCATTCGAAATTCACGTACACAAGATCGGCTATTCGGCCTAA
- a CDS encoding ABC transporter permease, which produces MDNLTWTGSLGTILDPILFVLVTILAISIVVQIIMSLFIEAPTLQSNPDGSLIARGGAYGLVSKVTNWSFLGTVAVLSAYIIGGVVMPYGAAGIIGAMAKQFLPVWVALVVTFALSITYKRRLGLYGKLFDSTVGMIGFALVMFWVFTAVFAGVFDLIATHDPLAQEAVMKNKVPGTYIRGAEDEGLWPHYLLGGDNLARDNFSRMIHGSWVVVRIAPLATMFAFMVGITLGLPAGYYGGKLDTFLSFLANLILAFPVILLFYLLVTPEMTQTGLPSFMAAALFLFPIIFVTVLINSRFHTQPQKRNIMLGIALVVMVWLYLSLISQPATVMNFLPAGLDLFNVPGGILVVFVSVVFVNSPTVFRIVRGLAMDIKTRDYVAAAQTRGEGPWYIMLWEILPNARGPLIVDFCLRIGYTTILLGTLGFFGLGLPPESPDWGSTINEGRRLLQIYIHPVLPPALALLSLVLGLNLLADGLREESLKD; this is translated from the coding sequence ATGGATAATCTGACTTGGACCGGTTCCCTTGGAACCATACTTGACCCGATCCTCTTCGTTCTGGTCACCATCCTCGCCATCAGCATCGTGGTGCAAATCATCATGTCGCTGTTCATCGAGGCACCGACCCTGCAATCCAACCCCGACGGCAGCCTCATCGCCCGTGGCGGCGCCTATGGCCTTGTGTCGAAAGTGACCAACTGGTCATTTCTCGGCACGGTCGCAGTCCTCTCCGCCTATATCATCGGCGGTGTCGTCATGCCCTACGGCGCGGCAGGCATCATCGGTGCGATGGCAAAACAATTCCTGCCGGTTTGGGTCGCATTGGTCGTGACCTTCGCCCTGTCGATCACCTACAAGCGCCGCCTCGGCCTCTATGGTAAGCTGTTTGACAGCACCGTCGGCATGATCGGCTTCGCGCTTGTCATGTTCTGGGTGTTCACCGCCGTCTTTGCCGGCGTGTTCGACCTGATCGCCACGCATGATCCGCTGGCACAAGAAGCGGTGATGAAGAACAAAGTCCCCGGCACCTACATTCGCGGCGCTGAGGACGAAGGCCTCTGGCCGCATTACCTGCTCGGCGGCGATAACCTCGCGAGGGATAACTTCAGCCGGATGATCCACGGCTCGTGGGTGGTGGTGCGGATCGCGCCGCTGGCAACGATGTTCGCCTTCATGGTTGGCATCACGCTGGGCCTGCCCGCTGGCTACTACGGCGGCAAGCTGGACACTTTCCTGTCCTTCCTCGCCAACCTGATCCTCGCCTTCCCCGTGATCTTGCTGTTCTACCTGCTCGTCACGCCGGAGATGACCCAGACAGGTCTGCCCAGCTTCATGGCCGCTGCCCTGTTCCTGTTCCCGATCATCTTCGTGACGGTTTTGATCAACAGCCGCTTCCACACTCAGCCACAGAAACGCAACATCATGCTTGGCATAGCGCTCGTGGTCATGGTCTGGCTCTACCTGTCACTGATCTCGCAACCCGCCACGGTGATGAACTTCCTGCCCGCAGGGCTTGATCTCTTCAACGTTCCGGGCGGTATCCTCGTGGTGTTCGTCTCGGTGGTGTTCGTGAACTCGCCCACCGTGTTCAGGATCGTCCGTGGCCTCGCGATGGACATCAAGACCCGCGATTACGTTGCCGCTGCCCAAACCCGTGGCGAAGGCCCGTGGTATATCATGCTGTGGGAAATCCTTCCCAACGCGCGCGGCCCGCTGATCGTCGATTTCTGTCTGCGCATCGGCTACACCACCATCCTTCTGGGGACTTTGGGCTTCTTCGGTCTGGGCCTCCCGCCCGAAAGCCCCGACTGGGGGTCGACCATCAACGAAGGTCGCCGCCTGCTCCAGATCTACATCCATCCCGTTCTGCCGCCCGCGCTTGCGCTTCTCAGCCTCGTGCTCGGTCTGAACCTGCTGGCCGACGGCCTGCGCGAAGAAAGCCTGAAGGACTAA
- a CDS encoding ABC transporter permease encodes MGLFIIRRLGVMLLTALCLTFVVFFLTNLQPNLEKLAKTEASMRMSDEQVVSWLENRGYNRNVFVKYGEWLGVLPGYVIEDEEGKVRGRCIPSDGTAEDSDRFCGVLQGYWGFSTVFKDGVWEIVTQRLGLTAWLMLYVMLVMVPGALIIGVLAGMREGSKLDRSLSTVSILTTATPEYVSGVVFIAIFTSSAVGLKWFNGSATSATDDITFVNFTLPVMTIALYGMGYIARMTRASMTEVMTAQYIRTARLKGVSFRNIVMRHALRNALIAPFTVIMLQFPWLLNGVVIVETLFNYKGFGWTLVQAAGNNDIELLLGVSVVSVFVVLFTQLISDIGYVFLNPRIRIS; translated from the coding sequence ATGGGACTTTTCATCATTCGCCGGTTAGGGGTTATGCTCCTCACGGCGCTTTGCCTCACATTCGTGGTGTTCTTTCTCACGAACCTCCAACCGAACCTCGAAAAACTCGCAAAAACCGAAGCAAGCATGCGGATGAGCGACGAGCAGGTTGTCTCGTGGCTCGAGAATCGTGGCTACAATCGCAATGTATTTGTTAAATACGGCGAATGGCTCGGCGTTCTCCCCGGCTATGTGATCGAAGATGAAGAAGGCAAAGTCCGCGGCCGCTGTATCCCAAGCGACGGAACTGCCGAAGATTCAGACCGCTTCTGCGGTGTCTTGCAGGGCTATTGGGGCTTCTCCACCGTGTTCAAGGACGGTGTGTGGGAGATTGTGACCCAGCGCCTTGGCCTCACCGCATGGCTGATGCTCTATGTGATGCTCGTCATGGTGCCCGGTGCGCTGATCATCGGCGTTCTGGCGGGTATGCGCGAAGGGTCCAAGCTTGACCGCTCCCTCTCCACCGTGTCGATCCTCACCACCGCCACGCCAGAATATGTCTCCGGCGTTGTATTCATCGCGATTTTCACCTCTTCTGCTGTTGGCCTCAAATGGTTCAACGGCTCCGCTACCAGCGCCACCGATGACATTACGTTCGTCAACTTCACCCTGCCGGTGATGACGATCGCGCTCTACGGCATGGGCTACATCGCCCGTATGACACGCGCGTCGATGACCGAGGTGATGACCGCGCAATACATCCGCACCGCGCGCCTCAAGGGCGTGAGCTTCCGCAATATCGTGATGCGCCACGCGTTGCGCAACGCGCTGATCGCCCCGTTCACCGTCATCATGTTGCAGTTCCCGTGGCTCCTGAACGGCGTCGTCATCGTCGAGACGCTCTTCAACTACAAGGGCTTCGGCTGGACGCTAGTGCAGGCTGCCGGCAATAACGACATCGAGCTCTTGCTCGGCGTCTCGGTGGTGTCGGTCTTCGTGGTTCTGTTTACGCAGCTGATCTCCGATATCGGCTACGTTTTCCTCAACCCGCGCATTCGCATTTCCTAA